From Pontibacillus halophilus JSM 076056 = DSM 19796, one genomic window encodes:
- a CDS encoding NAD-dependent epimerase/dehydratase family protein, with product MNSGSNHSQSKKKVLVLGGDGFCGWPTSLHLSNVGHEVIVVDNLSRRNIDNELEAESLTPIQPMGTRLKAWEEVSGKKIGFYNVDLAEEYEEFLNVLETEKPDTIVHFAEQRSAPYSMKSPKHKRYTVNNNLNATHNVLCAIVESGLDIHLVHLGTMGVYGYGTAGMKIPEGYLDVEVKTESGERVEQQILYPTNPGSVYHMTKTQDQLLFQYYNKNDGVRVTDLHQGIVWGTNTAETNMDERLINRFDYDGDYGTVLNRFLMQAAVGYPITVHGTGGQTRAFIHIQDTVRCIELAIDNAPGLEERVMIFNQMTETHRVNDLAKLVSEMASGEIAYVSNPRKEAPENDLHVKNDLFLSKGLNPTTLDTGLLQEVTEIAQKYAYRADYSKIPATSTWTKEQQPGIPEAKEEDTVQ from the coding sequence ATGAATTCTGGAAGCAATCATTCACAATCAAAGAAAAAGGTCCTCGTGCTAGGGGGAGACGGCTTCTGTGGCTGGCCAACAAGCTTACATTTATCAAATGTAGGTCATGAGGTCATCGTCGTCGACAACCTTTCACGACGCAATATTGATAATGAACTAGAAGCGGAATCCTTAACTCCAATCCAACCAATGGGAACACGATTGAAGGCTTGGGAAGAGGTTTCTGGTAAGAAGATTGGCTTCTATAATGTCGACCTTGCAGAAGAATACGAAGAGTTCCTGAACGTTCTTGAAACAGAAAAGCCAGATACAATCGTACACTTTGCTGAACAACGTTCTGCTCCTTATTCTATGAAATCTCCAAAACATAAACGTTACACGGTTAACAATAACTTAAATGCGACTCATAACGTCCTTTGTGCAATTGTTGAATCGGGTCTTGATATTCACCTTGTGCACCTTGGAACGATGGGGGTGTATGGGTATGGTACAGCTGGAATGAAGATTCCAGAAGGCTACCTAGATGTAGAAGTGAAAACAGAATCTGGTGAGCGTGTAGAGCAGCAAATTCTTTACCCAACCAACCCAGGCTCAGTTTACCATATGACGAAGACACAAGACCAACTGTTGTTCCAATACTACAATAAGAATGACGGTGTTCGTGTGACAGACCTTCACCAAGGAATTGTATGGGGAACAAATACTGCTGAGACGAACATGGACGAGCGTTTAATCAACCGCTTTGACTATGATGGGGACTACGGTACAGTCTTGAACCGCTTCCTTATGCAAGCAGCTGTTGGGTACCCAATTACTGTTCATGGTACAGGTGGACAAACTCGTGCCTTCATTCATATCCAAGATACAGTTCGCTGTATTGAACTTGCCATTGACAACGCACCAGGTCTTGAAGAACGTGTTATGATCTTCAACCAAATGACAGAGACACACCGAGTGAATGATCTAGCCAAGCTCGTGAGCGAAATGGCGAGTGGTGAAATTGCGTACGTATCCAACCCGCGTAAAGAAGCACCTGAGAACGACCTTCACGTTAAGAATGACTTGTTCTTATCGAAAGGGTTGAACCCAACGACGCTTGATACAGGACTTCTTCAAGAAGTAACGGAAATCGCACAGAAATATGCGTATCGTGCCGATTACTCGAAGATTCCTGCAACAAGCACGTGGACGAAAGAACAACAGCCAGGAATTCCAGAAGCAAAAGAAGAAGATACGGTACAATAA
- a CDS encoding GNAT family N-acetyltransferase, which produces MEEIVSFIRNGEQFRVRQVHVDDAEALADIRIIIDGETENLDRDSGEGYIDEEGFKAVIERDLHSPYHLFLVAEREGKVVGFSRCEGSPYKRLSHKVEFGVCILKNSWGYGLGKCLLQQSLAWADRNGKKKVTLLVLETNTSAIRLYEQFGFVIEGTLVADKRLSDGNYYNTLVMARFHPRET; this is translated from the coding sequence ATGGAAGAAATCGTATCCTTCATTCGGAATGGGGAGCAATTTCGTGTTCGGCAAGTGCACGTTGACGATGCAGAAGCTCTTGCAGACATTCGCATCATAATCGATGGAGAAACGGAGAATTTAGACCGGGATAGTGGAGAGGGATACATTGATGAGGAAGGATTTAAAGCAGTAATCGAGCGGGACCTTCACTCTCCTTATCACTTATTCCTTGTTGCGGAAAGAGAGGGGAAGGTTGTGGGCTTCTCAAGATGCGAAGGAAGCCCTTATAAACGACTGTCGCACAAAGTGGAATTTGGTGTATGTATCTTAAAGAATAGCTGGGGATATGGGTTGGGCAAATGTCTGTTGCAACAGTCTTTAGCATGGGCCGACCGAAACGGCAAGAAGAAGGTAACGTTACTTGTCCTCGAGACCAACACATCGGCCATTCGCCTGTATGAGCAATTTGGCTTTGTCATTGAAGGTACACTTGTGGCAGACAAGCGATTATCGGATGGCAACTACTATAACACACTCGTGATGGCTCGCTTCCATCCAAGAGAAACGTAA
- a CDS encoding multicopper oxidase family protein — MLEKFVDALPIPTTKQPSRTIDGVPMYEVTMKEAHVHIHRDLPPTRIWGYDGQFPGPTFHANTGEPVCVLWKNKLPPTHFLPIDFTVHGAEKSQPEVRTVVHLHGGVTEDWSDGYPEAWFTRDFKQVGSYFSQPTYMYPNIQKATNLWYHDHAMGITRLNIYAGLFGMYIIHDDEERSHLLPTGYYDIPLILCDRSFHEDGSLYYPSQSEKPVKDVNPSVIPDFFGDTIVVNGKAWPYLQVEPRRYRFRVLNGSNARFYKMSLSNGHSFIIIGTDQGLVRTPIETSSILLAPAERVDVIIDFSSYEGESIILLNDAAAPFPQGGQPDRKTTGTIMQFRVGTTPTIGYKEPLPYILTTIPMLNEQEASCRRNLTLSMRPDQYGRNIHLLDDRLWTEPISEKACLGSIEVWTLINLSKATHPIHLHLVQFQILDRQPFDREVYEKDGTITRTGPRRGPERIEQGWKDTVRANPGEVTRIIMQFGPFTGLYVWHCHILEHEDYEMMRPYVVVIQ; from the coding sequence GTGCTTGAGAAATTTGTCGATGCTCTTCCGATACCAACAACGAAACAACCGTCAAGAACAATAGATGGCGTACCGATGTATGAGGTAACAATGAAGGAAGCACACGTCCACATACATCGGGACTTACCCCCAACGAGAATCTGGGGATACGATGGACAATTTCCAGGTCCAACCTTTCATGCAAATACAGGTGAGCCTGTGTGCGTCCTATGGAAGAATAAACTTCCACCCACACATTTCCTGCCGATTGATTTCACTGTTCATGGAGCTGAGAAGAGTCAGCCTGAAGTGCGAACAGTCGTACATCTTCATGGAGGGGTAACCGAAGATTGGAGCGATGGGTACCCTGAAGCATGGTTTACCCGTGATTTCAAGCAAGTTGGATCCTATTTCTCACAACCTACTTACATGTATCCGAACATACAGAAGGCCACCAATCTCTGGTATCATGACCACGCTATGGGCATAACGAGGCTCAATATTTATGCGGGTCTATTTGGCATGTACATCATCCATGACGACGAAGAACGAAGTCATCTGCTTCCGACAGGGTATTATGATATACCACTCATCCTTTGCGACCGTTCCTTTCACGAGGATGGCAGTCTTTATTATCCATCTCAGTCCGAGAAGCCAGTCAAAGACGTAAACCCTTCCGTTATTCCTGATTTCTTTGGTGATACGATTGTTGTGAATGGGAAAGCCTGGCCCTATCTTCAGGTGGAACCCCGTCGGTACCGATTTAGAGTGTTAAATGGCTCAAACGCACGTTTCTATAAGATGTCTTTGTCGAACGGGCACTCTTTTATAATCATTGGTACAGATCAAGGACTTGTTCGAACTCCTATTGAAACTTCCTCCATCCTATTAGCCCCAGCCGAACGTGTGGATGTCATCATTGATTTCTCTTCCTATGAAGGGGAGTCAATCATTTTACTCAATGATGCAGCAGCACCGTTCCCTCAAGGAGGCCAACCAGATAGAAAGACAACGGGTACAATCATGCAGTTTAGAGTGGGAACGACACCGACTATTGGTTACAAAGAGCCCTTACCTTATATCTTAACAACCATCCCGATGCTGAATGAACAGGAAGCCTCGTGTAGAAGAAACCTTACCTTGTCCATGCGACCGGACCAGTACGGGAGAAACATACATCTGCTCGATGATCGTCTATGGACAGAGCCAATCAGTGAGAAGGCGTGTCTAGGCTCGATAGAGGTATGGACGTTAATCAATCTTTCGAAAGCTACCCATCCGATTCATCTCCATCTGGTACAATTCCAAATCCTTGACCGCCAGCCATTTGATCGAGAGGTCTATGAGAAGGATGGGACCATCACACGAACTGGACCTAGAAGGGGACCTGAGCGAATTGAGCAAGGATGGAAAGACACAGTCCGAGCGAATCCAGGTGAAGTCACCCGTATCATTATGCAATTTGGTCCATTCACCGGGCTATACGTGTGGCATTGTCACATTCTTGAGCACGAAGACTACGAAATGATGCGGCCGTACGTCGTTGTCATTCAATAG
- a CDS encoding GyrI-like domain-containing protein has product MDPEIVSIEQTNLLGKWRQMTLEADETVSLWQSFMPKRPTIPNRTDEFLYNVTIYEGGMNPDTFTASTPFVKWAAVKVAEDDTIIEGVEPLTLAGGLYAKFIHQGPAYEFPRTLRYIYEEWLPESPYLLDDRAHFERLTLDYRPDDQDATEEVYIPIVKKQG; this is encoded by the coding sequence GTGGATCCTGAGATTGTAAGCATAGAACAAACGAACTTATTAGGCAAGTGGAGACAAATGACATTGGAGGCCGATGAGACTGTGTCACTTTGGCAAAGCTTTATGCCGAAACGGCCGACTATTCCGAATAGAACGGATGAATTCTTGTACAATGTTACAATTTATGAAGGGGGAATGAACCCTGATACATTTACAGCTTCTACTCCTTTTGTAAAGTGGGCTGCTGTGAAGGTGGCTGAAGACGACACTATCATAGAAGGTGTTGAACCCTTGACGCTTGCGGGAGGATTGTATGCGAAGTTTATCCACCAAGGTCCCGCATATGAGTTCCCGAGAACATTGAGATACATTTATGAAGAGTGGCTTCCCGAGTCACCCTACTTATTAGATGACCGAGCGCACTTTGAACGACTTACTCTAGACTATCGTCCAGATGACCAGGATGCAACTGAAGAAGTGTATATCCCGATTGTAAAGAAACAGGGGTAA
- a CDS encoding DUF2812 domain-containing protein has product MRTTLKPFWSFQIDRTEEWLSSMEKKGLRMRKQVGPFFTFDEAEGQRQSYRILYKEGLTGRLKDGGWEPRNVNRRWTFVSTSLSEEEIEFYPGRDTLLSRNRKLLWGLGVPLAYALLMSIVAVFLFLNDWISGREVYIEGSPYWAVTISIAVCSWTVLPYLFISLRRSSMRMGGESPYDRSGRNTRIAQGNISRRWKFGWQYAPDKLEQWLESMDERGYELHRVSCLGLCYTFVERGNERIKYVVDYQKGNAYGYAQSHREAGWTELYRLRSTLGFWTIWAQQYEEEAPAFYSNSTDILQHAKQVATIHASIFGCLAFLYTVLIMMNVTSFDRNGPDLLLLVIFVIVAVEFAALGSMSLLYYRRVRKRVKLEGDSIL; this is encoded by the coding sequence ATGCGAACAACATTAAAGCCGTTCTGGAGTTTTCAGATTGACCGAACAGAAGAGTGGCTATCATCCATGGAGAAGAAAGGATTGCGAATGAGAAAGCAGGTAGGGCCATTCTTTACATTTGACGAAGCGGAAGGGCAGCGACAATCTTATCGCATTCTTTACAAGGAAGGATTAACAGGGAGACTAAAAGATGGTGGTTGGGAACCGCGTAACGTAAACAGAAGGTGGACATTTGTAAGCACATCTCTCAGTGAAGAGGAGATTGAATTCTACCCGGGTCGGGACACGCTCTTATCCAGAAATCGTAAACTGCTTTGGGGTCTCGGGGTGCCGCTTGCCTATGCTCTGTTGATGTCGATTGTAGCAGTGTTCCTCTTCTTAAATGATTGGATATCTGGCCGTGAGGTCTATATAGAAGGAAGTCCCTATTGGGCGGTGACGATTTCCATTGCGGTATGTTCATGGACGGTTCTTCCCTATCTATTTATATCCTTGAGAAGATCCTCTATGAGGATGGGGGGAGAGTCTCCCTATGACCGTTCGGGGAGAAACACTCGAATTGCACAAGGGAATATAAGTAGAAGGTGGAAATTTGGATGGCAGTACGCACCAGATAAACTAGAACAATGGCTTGAGTCTATGGATGAGAGGGGATATGAACTGCATCGCGTTTCCTGTCTCGGTCTCTGTTATACATTTGTGGAACGAGGAAACGAACGTATAAAGTACGTTGTGGATTATCAGAAAGGGAATGCGTATGGTTACGCCCAATCACATCGAGAAGCAGGATGGACTGAGCTCTATAGACTTCGCTCTACCTTAGGCTTTTGGACCATTTGGGCTCAACAGTACGAAGAGGAAGCTCCTGCATTTTACAGCAACTCAACAGATATCCTCCAGCATGCAAAGCAGGTGGCCACGATTCATGCTTCTATATTTGGGTGTTTGGCGTTCTTGTATACCGTGCTAATAATGATGAATGTAACTTCGTTTGACCGCAATGGGCCTGACCTATTACTGCTTGTCATCTTTGTTATTGTTGCTGTTGAATTTGCTGCTCTTGGTAGTATGTCGCTCTTGTATTACAGAAGAGTAAGGAAACGTGTGAAACTAGAAGGAGATTCTATTCTATAG
- a CDS encoding PadR family transcriptional regulator produces MNNKKLEHAYLPMSETAFYILLSLTEPRHGYGIIKHVEHLTKGRILLGSGTVYGTLTKMQKNNLIAVYADEKRKKVYEMTDSGRWVLEQEMERIKELYRNVQDYERGE; encoded by the coding sequence ATGAATAACAAGAAACTTGAACATGCCTATCTCCCCATGTCTGAGACAGCCTTCTACATTCTCCTTTCGTTGACGGAGCCAAGGCATGGATATGGGATCATTAAACACGTAGAACATCTGACCAAGGGGCGCATCCTACTTGGATCGGGTACTGTGTATGGCACGCTAACTAAAATGCAGAAGAACAACCTCATTGCGGTCTACGCAGATGAGAAGCGCAAGAAGGTGTACGAAATGACAGACAGTGGACGCTGGGTATTGGAACAAGAAATGGAACGGATTAAAGAGTTATACAGGAATGTACAAGATTACGAAAGGGGGGAGTAG
- a CDS encoding GNAT family N-acetyltransferase has translation MNSKTMYPYLPTLETERLRLRKLTLEDVEDIYEYGSNDEVTRYVTWDTHQSLSDSLQFVEFVLQRYEEKEVAPWGIQLKETGKIIGTIDFVSRSPHHRKAEIGYVLSQEHWGKGIVPEAVNELLTFGFTKLDLVRIEARCFIENAKSERVMEKSGMTFEGILRKVMFVKGEHRDLKVYSILKEEFDCNK, from the coding sequence ATGAACAGTAAAACAATGTATCCTTACTTGCCTACTTTAGAGACGGAACGCTTGCGATTAAGGAAGCTCACATTGGAAGATGTCGAGGATATTTACGAATATGGGTCTAATGATGAAGTAACACGATACGTGACATGGGACACTCACCAATCATTAAGTGATTCGTTACAGTTTGTAGAGTTCGTACTGCAACGATATGAAGAGAAAGAGGTCGCCCCTTGGGGAATACAACTTAAAGAAACTGGTAAGATCATTGGGACGATTGACTTTGTTTCGAGGTCTCCACACCACCGTAAGGCCGAAATTGGATATGTCCTCTCACAAGAACATTGGGGAAAGGGAATTGTCCCAGAAGCTGTAAACGAACTTCTTACCTTTGGCTTCACGAAACTTGACCTCGTACGAATTGAAGCACGTTGTTTTATTGAGAATGCTAAGTCTGAGCGGGTAATGGAGAAATCCGGGATGACATTTGAAGGGATTCTTCGAAAAGTCATGTTCGTTAAAGGGGAACATCGAGATTTAAAGGTGTATTCCATCTTGAAAGAGGAGTTCGATTGCAACAAATAA
- a CDS encoding DUF817 domain-containing protein, translating to MIRKGGVYIKNKTIKGFQQLLHFGWHQALSCLFPVVIFAALALTQVLSLPLIPRYDWLLLICIGMQWAMLRSGLETRDELKVISLFHVIGLALELFKVHMGSWSYPEEGYSKVFGVPLYSGFMYASVASYLCQAWRRLDVKLIKWPSSWLVIPLAASIYFNFFTHHFWIDVRWWLSGLVVIVFLRASVSYSVNELRYRMPLVLSFVLIGFFIWIAENIATFFSAWEYPNQREAWSLVHFGKISSWLLLVIVSFLIVASLKRAKGKEETNIHTVHTPTR from the coding sequence ATGATAAGGAAAGGAGGGGTTTACATAAAGAACAAAACCATAAAGGGGTTTCAGCAACTGCTTCATTTCGGTTGGCACCAGGCGTTATCATGCTTATTCCCGGTTGTCATCTTTGCTGCGCTTGCCCTTACACAAGTCCTTTCGCTTCCACTTATTCCTAGGTATGATTGGCTGCTCCTTATTTGTATTGGGATGCAGTGGGCGATGCTTCGTTCGGGCTTGGAAACACGAGATGAGTTGAAAGTCATTAGTTTGTTTCATGTCATTGGGCTTGCGCTTGAATTGTTCAAGGTTCATATGGGGTCTTGGTCATACCCAGAAGAAGGCTACTCGAAAGTGTTTGGCGTGCCACTGTACAGTGGGTTCATGTACGCAAGTGTCGCCAGCTATCTTTGCCAAGCTTGGAGAAGACTCGATGTAAAATTAATCAAGTGGCCTTCATCTTGGCTCGTAATTCCCCTCGCAGCTAGTATTTATTTTAATTTCTTTACGCATCATTTCTGGATCGATGTGCGGTGGTGGCTATCTGGACTCGTTGTCATCGTCTTCTTAAGAGCGTCGGTTTCTTACAGCGTAAACGAATTACGCTATCGGATGCCGCTGGTTCTCTCGTTCGTGCTAATCGGATTCTTTATCTGGATTGCTGAGAATATTGCTACTTTCTTCAGCGCGTGGGAGTACCCGAACCAGAGGGAAGCGTGGAGTCTTGTTCATTTCGGGAAGATAAGTTCATGGCTCTTGCTCGTCATCGTTAGCTTCCTTATTGTTGCATCATTAAAACGCGCGAAAGGGAAAGAGGAAACGAACATACATACTGTACATACACCGACTAGATAG
- a CDS encoding YIP1 family protein, whose protein sequence is MKDSTFSHLKIVWTKPGETMKAVVENPFRPLPAFLIVYISVFYEVLNQAANSSIMETLLPSTSFALMFVLALFFVPFYYSLAPVLFRFTGKWFGGKASYEELQQQVVVMSLPRLVSILTWVPYLALFGNSMFKEQILVPNQGLSIVFYILVAIEFIISAWVLVIQLISLSVVQRFSLWRAFFNLATAFLVLCVIAVFIYVGVVIMI, encoded by the coding sequence ATGAAAGATTCAACGTTTTCTCACCTTAAGATTGTTTGGACGAAGCCAGGCGAGACAATGAAAGCCGTGGTAGAAAATCCTTTTCGTCCTTTACCCGCTTTTCTCATTGTCTACATAAGCGTCTTCTATGAAGTGCTCAATCAAGCAGCGAATAGTTCTATAATGGAGACTCTGTTACCATCTACATCGTTCGCCCTAATGTTTGTTCTCGCTCTATTCTTTGTACCGTTTTATTACTCACTCGCTCCTGTTTTATTTAGATTTACAGGAAAATGGTTTGGAGGTAAGGCCTCCTATGAAGAACTCCAACAACAAGTTGTTGTCATGTCCTTACCGCGGTTAGTCAGCATTTTGACATGGGTTCCTTATTTAGCTTTATTCGGTAACTCCATGTTCAAAGAACAAATTCTGGTACCAAACCAAGGACTTTCGATTGTATTCTATATCCTAGTTGCGATTGAGTTCATCATTTCAGCTTGGGTACTTGTCATTCAACTGATTAGTCTGTCTGTTGTCCAACGCTTCTCATTATGGAGAGCGTTCTTCAACTTAGCCACAGCGTTTCTCGTTCTATGTGTAATTGCGGTGTTTATTTATGTAGGGGTTGTGATTATGATTTGA
- a CDS encoding DoxX family protein — translation MDTKQVEWGLFVGRLVLGAIMFAHGVQKLMNMGGTVNMFQDMLGLPGFLAYMTAGIEVLAGLAVILGLYTRISSLLLGFVMVGAIVTVKLPMVGFFGNGQMAGWELDLALLGLSVVLTLSGSRFLAITKEKTKRTSEQLSA, via the coding sequence ATGGACACGAAACAAGTGGAGTGGGGATTGTTCGTTGGAAGGCTTGTGTTAGGAGCGATTATGTTTGCTCACGGTGTACAGAAGCTCATGAACATGGGAGGTACCGTCAACATGTTTCAAGATATGCTCGGGCTACCCGGTTTTCTTGCTTACATGACGGCAGGCATTGAGGTGCTAGCCGGGCTAGCAGTGATCCTGGGTCTGTACACGCGTATTTCTTCGCTATTATTAGGCTTTGTTATGGTGGGGGCCATTGTTACCGTGAAATTGCCTATGGTCGGATTCTTCGGGAATGGGCAAATGGCAGGCTGGGAGCTAGATCTTGCCTTACTTGGCCTCTCTGTTGTGTTGACCTTGTCAGGAAGTCGTTTCCTAGCTATTACGAAAGAGAAAACAAAACGAACATCAGAACAATTGAGCGCGTAA